The following proteins are encoded in a genomic region of Mus caroli chromosome 18, CAROLI_EIJ_v1.1, whole genome shotgun sequence:
- the LOC110284909 gene encoding protocadherin beta-18 isoform X2, which produces MAARGTCVSRQRQVLFLFLLGGLCLAGSELGRYSVTEETERGSFVANLAKDLGLGVEALAAKRTRVIFDDNKQHLFLDSHTGDLLTNEKLDREKLCGPTEPCMLYFQILMDNPFQIYRAELRILDINDHSPIFQDKKMILKIPENTAVGTTFRLERAQDSDGGQNGIQNYTISPNTFFHITIRNSDEGMIYPELVLDKALDWEEQPEFSLTLTALDGGSPSRSGTATIHILVMDINDNAPQFPQELYETQAPENSPVGLVVIKVTGEDVDSGANAEISYSFFDASEDIRATFQINPFSGEITLKALLDYEFIKSYKLNVQAVDGGGLSARCTVLVRVLDVNDNAPELIMSSLVSEVVENSPETVLAVFRINDRDSGENGEMVCHIQENLPFLLKPSVDNFYILMTEGALDRESRAEYNITITVSDLGTPRLTTQHTITVQVSDINDNAPAFNQTSYTLFVRENNSPALHIGTISATDSDSGSNAHITYSLLPTQDLQMTLTSLVSINADNGQLFAIKALDYEALQAFEFHVGATDRGSPELSSQALVRVVVLDDNDNAPFVLYPMQNASAPYTELLPRTAEPGYLVTKVVAVDRDSGQNAWLSFQLLKATEPGLFSVWAHNGEVRTTRLLSERDVPKHRLLLLVKDNGDPPRSASVTLQVLLVDGFSQPYLPLPDLAHNPTQGEEDVLTLYLVIALASVSSLFLLSVLLFVGVRLCRRARAASLGGCSVPEGHFPGHLVDVSGTGTLSQSYQYEVCLMGGSGTNEFRFLKPVSPNLQPQFPGKEIEESSTLRNSFGLFSNCN; this is translated from the coding sequence aTGGCAGCCAGAGGAACATGTGTCTCCAGACAAAGGCAAGTGCTATTTCTCTTCCTGCTTGGGGGGCTGTGTTTGGCAGGTTCTGAGCTTGGACGTTATTCAGTGACTGAGGAAACAGAAAGGGGATCATTTGTGGCGAACCTAGCAAAGGATCTGGGGCTAGGGGTGGAAGCACTGGCTGCAAAGAGGACCAGGGTGATTTTTGATGATAACAAACAGCACTTGTTTCTGGATTCTCACACTGGAGATTTGCTCACAAATGAGAAACTGGACCGTGAGAAGCTGTGCGGCCCCACAGAGCCCTGCATGCTTTATTTCCAAATTTTAATGGATAACCCCTTTCAGATTTACCGGGCTGAGCTGAGAATTCTGGATATAAATGATCACTCACCCATATTCCAGGAcaaaaagatgattttaaaaataccagAAAACACAGCTGTAGGGACAACATTTCGATTAGAAAGAGCACAAGACTCAGATGGCGGACAGAATGGCATCCAAAACTACACCATCAGCCCCAACACTTTTTTTCATATTACCATTCGTAACAGCGATGAAGGAATGATATATCCAGAGCTTGTGCTAGACAAAGCTCTGGACTGGGAGGAGCAGCCAGAGTTCAGTCTAACACTCACAGCACTTGATGGTGGGTCTCCATCCAGGTCTGGGACAGCCACTATACATATTCTGGTTATGGACATCAATGACAATGCTCCACAGTTTCCCCAAGAACTGTATGAAACCCAGGCTCCAGAAAACAGTCCAGTAGGCCTTGTTGTCATTAAAGTCACTGGAGAAGATGTAGACTCTGGAGCCAATGCAGAAATATCCTATTCGTTTTTTGATGCTTCTGAGGATATTCGAGCAACCTTTCAAATCAATCCTTTCTCTGGGGAAATCACTCTCAAAGCCTTGCTTGACTATGAGTTCATAAAGTCCTATAAGTTAAATGTACAGGCAGTTGATGGTGGGGGCCTTTCGGCAAGATGTACGGTTCTAGTGCGGGTTTTAGACGTTAATGACAACGCCCCTGAATTGATCATGTCATCACTTGTCAGCGAAGTTGTTGAGAACTCACCTGAAACCGTGCTGGCAGTTTTTAGGATTAATGACAGAGACTCTGGAGAGAATGGGGAAATGGTTTGCCACATTCAAGAAAATCTACCTTTCCTTTTAAAACCTTCCGTGGACAATTTTTACATCCTAATGACAGAAGGAGCACTggacagagagagcagagctgaATACAACATCACCATCACTGTCTCTGACCTGGGCACACCCAGGCTCACAACCCAGCACACCATAACAGTGCAGGTCTCTGACATCAACGACAACGCCCCCGCCTTCAACCAAACCTCCTACACCCTGTTCGTCCGCGagaacaacagccctgccctgcacATAGGCACCATCAGCGCCACAGATTCAGACTCGGGCTCCAATGCCCACATCACCTACTCGCTGCTGCCGACCCAAGACCTGCAGATGACCCTCACCTCGCTGGTCTCTATCAATGCTGACAACGGGCAACTGTTTGCAATCAAGGCTCTGGACTATGAAGCCTTACAGGCCTTCGAGTTCCACGTGGGTGCCACAGACCGAGGCTCACCTGAGCTCAGCAGCCAGGCTCTGGTGCGCGTGGTGGTGCTGGACGACAATGACAACGCACCGTTCGTGCTCTACCCGATGCAGAACGCTTCTGCACCCTACACCGAGCTGCTGCCCAGGACCGCAGAGCCCGGCTACCTGGTCACCAAGGTGGTGGCTGTGGACCGCGACTCTGGACAGAATGCCTGGCTGTCATTCCAGCTACTCAAGGCCACGGAGCCCGGGCTGTTCAGTGTGTGGGCTCACAATGGCGAGGTGCGCACCACCAGGCTGCTGAGCGAGCGCGATGTGCCCAagcacaggctgctgctgctaGTCAAGGACAATGGCGATCCTCCGCGCTCTGCCAGTGTCACACTGCAGGTGCTGCTGGTGGATGGCTTCTCTCAgccctacctgcctctgcctgactTGGCGCACAACCCCACTCAAGGGGAAGAGGATGTGCTCACGCTGTACCTGGTCATAGCCTTGGcatctgtgtcttctctcttcctcttgtctGTGCTGCTGTTTGTGGGGGTGAGGCTGTGCAGGAGGGCCAGGGCGGCCTCTCTTGGGGGCTGCTCCGTGCCAGAGGGACACTTTCCTGGACACCTTGTGGACGTCAGCGGTACAGGAACACTGTCCCAGAGCTACCAATATGAG
- the LOC110284909 gene encoding protocadherin beta-18 isoform X1, translated as MAARGTCVSRQRQVLFLFLLGGLCLAGSELGRYSVTEETERGSFVANLAKDLGLGVEALAAKRTRVIFDDNKQHLFLDSHTGDLLTNEKLDREKLCGPTEPCMLYFQILMDNPFQIYRAELRILDINDHSPIFQDKKMILKIPENTAVGTTFRLERAQDSDGGQNGIQNYTISPNTFFHITIRNSDEGMIYPELVLDKALDWEEQPEFSLTLTALDGGSPSRSGTATIHILVMDINDNAPQFPQELYETQAPENSPVGLVVIKVTGEDVDSGANAEISYSFFDASEDIRATFQINPFSGEITLKALLDYEFIKSYKLNVQAVDGGGLSARCTVLVRVLDVNDNAPELIMSSLVSEVVENSPETVLAVFRINDRDSGENGEMVCHIQENLPFLLKPSVDNFYILMTEGALDRESRAEYNITITVSDLGTPRLTTQHTITVQVSDINDNAPAFNQTSYTLFVRENNSPALHIGTISATDSDSGSNAHITYSLLPTQDLQMTLTSLVSINADNGQLFAIKALDYEALQAFEFHVGATDRGSPELSSQALVRVVVLDDNDNAPFVLYPMQNASAPYTELLPRTAEPGYLVTKVVAVDRDSGQNAWLSFQLLKATEPGLFSVWAHNGEVRTTRLLSERDVPKHRLLLLVKDNGDPPRSASVTLQVLLVDGFSQPYLPLPDLAHNPTQGEEDVLTLYLVIALASVSSLFLLSVLLFVGVRLCRRARAASLGGCSVPEGHFPGHLVDVSGTGTLSQSYQYEVCLMGGSSGTSDFKFLKPIYPEVHAYSSQDNSDGNPTF; from the coding sequence aTGGCAGCCAGAGGAACATGTGTCTCCAGACAAAGGCAAGTGCTATTTCTCTTCCTGCTTGGGGGGCTGTGTTTGGCAGGTTCTGAGCTTGGACGTTATTCAGTGACTGAGGAAACAGAAAGGGGATCATTTGTGGCGAACCTAGCAAAGGATCTGGGGCTAGGGGTGGAAGCACTGGCTGCAAAGAGGACCAGGGTGATTTTTGATGATAACAAACAGCACTTGTTTCTGGATTCTCACACTGGAGATTTGCTCACAAATGAGAAACTGGACCGTGAGAAGCTGTGCGGCCCCACAGAGCCCTGCATGCTTTATTTCCAAATTTTAATGGATAACCCCTTTCAGATTTACCGGGCTGAGCTGAGAATTCTGGATATAAATGATCACTCACCCATATTCCAGGAcaaaaagatgattttaaaaataccagAAAACACAGCTGTAGGGACAACATTTCGATTAGAAAGAGCACAAGACTCAGATGGCGGACAGAATGGCATCCAAAACTACACCATCAGCCCCAACACTTTTTTTCATATTACCATTCGTAACAGCGATGAAGGAATGATATATCCAGAGCTTGTGCTAGACAAAGCTCTGGACTGGGAGGAGCAGCCAGAGTTCAGTCTAACACTCACAGCACTTGATGGTGGGTCTCCATCCAGGTCTGGGACAGCCACTATACATATTCTGGTTATGGACATCAATGACAATGCTCCACAGTTTCCCCAAGAACTGTATGAAACCCAGGCTCCAGAAAACAGTCCAGTAGGCCTTGTTGTCATTAAAGTCACTGGAGAAGATGTAGACTCTGGAGCCAATGCAGAAATATCCTATTCGTTTTTTGATGCTTCTGAGGATATTCGAGCAACCTTTCAAATCAATCCTTTCTCTGGGGAAATCACTCTCAAAGCCTTGCTTGACTATGAGTTCATAAAGTCCTATAAGTTAAATGTACAGGCAGTTGATGGTGGGGGCCTTTCGGCAAGATGTACGGTTCTAGTGCGGGTTTTAGACGTTAATGACAACGCCCCTGAATTGATCATGTCATCACTTGTCAGCGAAGTTGTTGAGAACTCACCTGAAACCGTGCTGGCAGTTTTTAGGATTAATGACAGAGACTCTGGAGAGAATGGGGAAATGGTTTGCCACATTCAAGAAAATCTACCTTTCCTTTTAAAACCTTCCGTGGACAATTTTTACATCCTAATGACAGAAGGAGCACTggacagagagagcagagctgaATACAACATCACCATCACTGTCTCTGACCTGGGCACACCCAGGCTCACAACCCAGCACACCATAACAGTGCAGGTCTCTGACATCAACGACAACGCCCCCGCCTTCAACCAAACCTCCTACACCCTGTTCGTCCGCGagaacaacagccctgccctgcacATAGGCACCATCAGCGCCACAGATTCAGACTCGGGCTCCAATGCCCACATCACCTACTCGCTGCTGCCGACCCAAGACCTGCAGATGACCCTCACCTCGCTGGTCTCTATCAATGCTGACAACGGGCAACTGTTTGCAATCAAGGCTCTGGACTATGAAGCCTTACAGGCCTTCGAGTTCCACGTGGGTGCCACAGACCGAGGCTCACCTGAGCTCAGCAGCCAGGCTCTGGTGCGCGTGGTGGTGCTGGACGACAATGACAACGCACCGTTCGTGCTCTACCCGATGCAGAACGCTTCTGCACCCTACACCGAGCTGCTGCCCAGGACCGCAGAGCCCGGCTACCTGGTCACCAAGGTGGTGGCTGTGGACCGCGACTCTGGACAGAATGCCTGGCTGTCATTCCAGCTACTCAAGGCCACGGAGCCCGGGCTGTTCAGTGTGTGGGCTCACAATGGCGAGGTGCGCACCACCAGGCTGCTGAGCGAGCGCGATGTGCCCAagcacaggctgctgctgctaGTCAAGGACAATGGCGATCCTCCGCGCTCTGCCAGTGTCACACTGCAGGTGCTGCTGGTGGATGGCTTCTCTCAgccctacctgcctctgcctgactTGGCGCACAACCCCACTCAAGGGGAAGAGGATGTGCTCACGCTGTACCTGGTCATAGCCTTGGcatctgtgtcttctctcttcctcttgtctGTGCTGCTGTTTGTGGGGGTGAGGCTGTGCAGGAGGGCCAGGGCGGCCTCTCTTGGGGGCTGCTCCGTGCCAGAGGGACACTTTCCTGGACACCTTGTGGACGTCAGCGGTACAGGAACACTGTCCCAGAGCTACCAATATGAGGTGTGTCTAATGGGAGGCTCCTCTGGTACCAGTGATTTCAAGTTCTTGAAACCGATTTACCCTGAAGTTCATGCTTATAGTTCCCAGGACAATAGTGATGGGAATCCCACATTTTGa